One genomic region from Stackebrandtia nassauensis DSM 44728 encodes:
- a CDS encoding 3-hydroxyacyl-CoA dehydrogenase NAD-binding domain-containing protein, protein MTEAITYAKDDAGIVTLTIDVPGEAANPMTTEAIAALNAAVTRLESERDSVTGVIVTSAKPVFSAGGDLRRLVQADQSQVETVLSEMDDYKRPLRRLEKLGKPVVAAINGSAMGGGFELALACHRRIVADDPKLRVGLPEVTFGLLPGAGGVVRTVRMLGLMAALPLLTEGKRLGPADALAAGLVHEVVPAASLLDKAREWIASGPEAVQPWDVKGYKLPGGGPNDPGAGQLLAAAPAMLVNKTHGAYPAPEKILAVAVEGALVDVDTAFAIETRYFTELACGQVSTNMIGALWFDLNDINAGRSRPDAPKRKVAKVGVLGAGMMGAGIAYVSAYAGIDVVLKDVSAEAADKGKAFSAATLDKRVGAGRMTPERRDEILSRITATGDDADLAGCDLIIEAVFEKRALKEQVLAAAETQATGDAVIASNTSTLPITGLAKAVPQAERFVGLHFFSPVHKMPLVEIIRGEATSDETLARAFDYVRQINKTPIVVNDSRGFYTSRSFATYALEGLAMVAEGVPAALVENVARQAGMAVGPLAVSDEVSLSLMWGINQQTIADYAAAGVEAPVHPAMSLVDTFVNELNRPGKAAGAGLYEYPAEGKKRLWPELATRYGRDSGVSAADVRDRLLFVQSLEAVRCLEENVVTSAADANIGSIFGWGFGAWSGGVLRFINQYGLDEFIARAEYLAERYGERFAVPQLLRDHAAKGEDF, encoded by the coding sequence ATGACCGAGGCCATTACCTACGCCAAGGACGACGCGGGCATCGTCACGCTCACCATCGACGTGCCCGGCGAAGCCGCCAACCCCATGACCACCGAGGCCATCGCCGCTCTCAACGCGGCGGTGACCCGGCTGGAGTCCGAACGCGACTCGGTCACCGGCGTCATCGTCACCTCCGCCAAACCGGTGTTCTCGGCCGGGGGCGACCTGCGACGGCTCGTGCAGGCCGACCAGAGCCAGGTCGAGACCGTACTGTCCGAGATGGACGACTACAAGCGGCCGCTGCGGCGGCTGGAGAAGCTCGGCAAACCTGTCGTGGCCGCGATCAACGGCAGCGCCATGGGCGGCGGTTTCGAACTCGCGCTGGCCTGCCACCGTCGCATCGTCGCCGACGATCCGAAGCTGCGCGTCGGCCTGCCCGAGGTCACCTTCGGCCTGCTGCCGGGTGCCGGTGGTGTGGTCCGCACGGTGCGGATGCTGGGCCTGATGGCCGCGCTGCCGCTTTTGACCGAGGGCAAGCGGCTGGGTCCCGCCGACGCGCTCGCGGCCGGACTGGTCCACGAGGTGGTCCCCGCCGCGTCGTTGCTGGACAAGGCCCGCGAATGGATCGCCTCGGGCCCCGAGGCCGTGCAGCCTTGGGACGTCAAGGGCTACAAGCTGCCCGGCGGCGGCCCCAACGACCCCGGCGCGGGTCAGCTGCTGGCCGCGGCTCCCGCGATGCTCGTCAACAAGACCCACGGCGCCTACCCGGCGCCGGAGAAGATCCTGGCCGTCGCCGTCGAAGGCGCACTGGTCGATGTGGACACCGCCTTCGCGATCGAGACCCGCTACTTCACCGAACTGGCCTGCGGCCAGGTGTCGACGAACATGATCGGCGCGCTGTGGTTCGACCTCAACGACATCAACGCGGGCCGCTCCCGCCCCGACGCGCCCAAGCGCAAGGTCGCCAAGGTCGGCGTGCTCGGCGCGGGCATGATGGGCGCCGGAATCGCCTACGTCTCCGCCTACGCGGGCATCGACGTCGTCCTCAAGGACGTGTCGGCCGAGGCAGCCGACAAGGGCAAGGCGTTCTCGGCCGCCACACTGGACAAACGGGTCGGCGCGGGCAGGATGACGCCCGAACGCCGCGACGAGATCCTGTCGCGCATCACCGCCACCGGCGACGACGCCGACCTGGCCGGTTGCGACCTCATCATCGAGGCCGTCTTCGAGAAGCGCGCGCTCAAGGAGCAGGTGCTGGCAGCGGCCGAGACCCAGGCGACGGGCGACGCGGTCATCGCGTCCAACACCTCGACGCTGCCGATCACGGGACTGGCCAAGGCGGTGCCGCAGGCGGAGCGCTTCGTCGGCCTGCACTTCTTCTCGCCGGTGCACAAGATGCCACTGGTGGAGATCATCCGCGGCGAGGCCACCAGCGACGAGACCCTGGCCCGCGCCTTCGACTACGTCCGGCAGATCAACAAGACGCCCATCGTCGTCAACGACAGCCGTGGCTTCTACACCTCGCGTTCCTTCGCCACCTACGCCCTGGAGGGCCTGGCGATGGTCGCCGAGGGTGTTCCGGCGGCGCTGGTCGAGAACGTGGCCCGGCAGGCGGGCATGGCCGTCGGCCCGTTGGCGGTGTCCGACGAGGTGTCGCTGTCGCTGATGTGGGGCATCAACCAGCAGACCATCGCCGACTACGCGGCGGCGGGGGTCGAAGCCCCCGTCCACCCGGCGATGTCCCTTGTCGACACGTTCGTCAACGAACTCAACCGTCCCGGCAAGGCCGCCGGTGCCGGGCTGTACGAATACCCGGCCGAGGGCAAGAAACGGCTGTGGCCCGAACTGGCCACCCGCTACGGCCGCGACAGCGGCGTCTCGGCGGCCGACGTGCGTGACCGGCTGCTGTTCGTCCAGTCGCTGGAAGCGGTGCGGTGCCTGGAGGAGAACGTCGTCACCTCGGCGGCCGACGCCAACATCGGTTCCATCTTCGGCTGGGGTTTCGGCGCCTGGTCCGGTGGCGTGCTGCGGTTCATCAACCAGTACGGCCTGGACGAGTTCATCGCCCGCGCCGAGTACCTGGCCGAACGCTACGGCGAGCGGTTCGCCGTCCCGCAGCTGCTGCGCGACCACGCGGCCAAGGGCGAGGACTTCTAG